The segment TGCGTTTTGAAGTGGGTAGTAAACCTGTAGCGGCTGTGAAGCCAGCGCCAAAGCGCTCTGCTGCAGACGTGGCAGCAGAATCATCTGCGCCAGCTCAACTAGCTCAGCGTCGTCCTGTTCATAAAACATGGGATGATGAATCCGTTGAAGCGGATATTACTTATCGTTCTAACGTCAACCCTAAGCATAAGTTCAATAACTTCGTTGAAGGTAAATCGAACCAGTTAGGTTTGGCTGCTGCTCGTCAGGTGGCGGACAATCCGGGTGCTGCGTATAACCCTTTATTCTTATACGGCGGCACGGGCTTAGGTAAAACCCACCTTTTACACGCTGTGGGTAATGCGATTGTCGATAACAAACCGAATGCTAAAGTGGTTTACATGCACTCTGAGCGTTTCGTTCAGGACATGGTTAAAGCACTGCAAAATAACGCGATTGAAGAATTTAAACGTTACTACCGTAGTGTTGATGCGTTATTGATCGATGATATTCAATTCTTTGCCAATAAAGAGCGCTCTCAAGAAGAGTTCTTCCATACTTTCAACGCTTTGTTGGAAGGTAACCAGCAAATCATCTTAACTTCTGACCGTTATCCTAAAGAGATAAATGGCGTAGAAGATCGCCTTAAATCTCGCTTCGGCTGGGGTTTGACGGTGGCGATTGAACCACCAGAGCTAGAAACTCGCGTGGCGATTTTGATGAAGAAAGCGGAAGATCACCAAATTCATCTGCCAGATGAAGTGGCGTTCTTTATTGCGAAACGTCTGCGTTCAAACGTTCGTGAGTTGGAAGGTGCACTTAACCGTGTTATCGCCAATGCGAACTTTACCGGTCGTCCGATTACCATTGATTTTGTTCGTGAAGCGCTGCGTGACTTATTAGCTCTGCAAGAAAAGCTGGTCACCATTGATAATATTCAAAAGACAGTCGCAGAGTACTACAAAATTAAAATGGCGGATTTACTTTCAAAACGCCGTTCACGTTCTGTTGCGCGTCCTCGTCAATTAGCAATGGCGCTAGCGAAAGAACTCACCAACCACAGCTTACCAGAAATTGGTGATGCTTTTGGTGGTCGCGACCATACCACTGTGCTTCACGCATGTCGTAAAATCGAGCAACTGCGCGAAGAGAGCCACGACATAAAAGAAGACTATTCGAATTTGATTCGCACGCTTTCATCATAATTGCGCTATAGTTTGCGCTGATTTTGCGTCGTTAATCCGTCTATCGTTTAAGAGCACACTATGAAATTTACTATCGAACGTAGCCACTTCATTAAACCTCTACAACAAGTTTCCGGCACTTTAGGTGGCCGAGCGTCACTGCCTATATTAGGTAATTTGCTGATTAAAGTTGAAGACAATCAATTGTCGATGACGGCAACGGATTTAGAAGTTGAACTGATCAGCCGAGTGACGTTGGAAGGGGATTTTGAAGCAGGCAGCATTACCGTTCCGGCGCGTAAATTTCTCGATATTTGCCGAGGTCTTCCTGACTCAGCGGTAATCACTGTGCTGTTAGAAGGTGATCGCATTCAAGTTCGTTCTGGGCGAAGCCGATTCTCATTAGCGACTCTGCCAGCGAACGACTTCCCAAATATCGAAGATTGGCAAAGTGAAGTTGAAATTTCACTCACTCAGGCAGAGCTTCGTGGTTTGATAGAGAAAACGCAATTTTCGATGGCAAACCAAGACGTGCGTTACTACCTAAACGGTATGCTGTTTGAAATTGATGGCAGCACGCTTCGTTCAGTGGCAACTGATGGTCACCGTATGGCGGTTTCTCAAACCGAATTAGGTGCAGATTTTGCTCATAAGCAAATCATCCTACCGCGTAAAGGTGTATTGGAATTAGTGAAGCTGCTGGATGCTCCAGAGCAATCTGTGGTACTGCAAATTGGTAGCTCAAATCTGCGTGCAGATGTGAACAATTTTGTTTTCACTTCTAAGCTGGTTGATGGTCGTTTCCCTGATTATCGACGCGTAATGCCGCAAAGTACCAACAAAGTATTGCTTGCTAACTGTGATGAGTTGCGTCAGTGTTTTTCACGCGCTGCGATTTTATCGAATGAAAAATTCCGTGGTGTGCGAGTGAATCTTGATGAAAACGAAATGCGCATTACAGCAAACAACCCAGAACAGGAAGAAGCGGAAGAGGTGTTAGATGTTACCTTCGAAGGAGACGCCATTGAGATCGGCTTCAACGTAAGCTATATCCTCGATGTGTTGAATACCCTTCGTTGTGATAACGTACGTATCTCTATGTCAGATGCTAATGCCAGTGCGCTGGTGGAAAATGCGGAAGATGACAGCGCGATGTACGTCGTGATGCCAATTCGCCTGTAACCAAGAGTTAACTTCGCGCTATGCCGCTAACCCGTCTGGTTATTCAGCAATTTCGTAATATTAGAGCCTGTGATATTTCATTATCATCAGGCTTTAACTTTCTTATTGGTGTCAACGGAAGTGGCAAAACCAGCGTCTTAGAAGCAATTTATCTGCTTGGGCATGGGCGCTCTTTTAAAAGTTCGCTCACGGGTCGAGTGATTCAAAATGAGTGCTCTGAACTGTTTGTTCACGGGCGTTTTTTGACATCGGATCAATTTGAGTTACCGATTGGTATTAATAAGCAGCGCGACGGTTCAACTGAGGTTAAAATAGGCGGTCAATCTGGGCAAAAATTGGCACAGTTGGCACAAGTTTTACCATTGCAGTTGATTCATCCTGAAGGCTTTGATTTATTAACGGATGGACCGAAACAGCGTCGATCATTTATTGATTGGGGTGTGTTTCATTCTGAACCTGCATTCTATGATGCATGGGGAAGATTTAAGCGTTTAAGTAAACAGCGTAATGCATTACTCAAAACAGCAACCAGCTATCGTGAGCTGAGTTATTGGGATCAAGAATTGGCCTTGTTGGCTGAAAATATTGACCAATGGCGCAGAACTTACGTCGAACAAATGAAAGTTGTCGCAGAAGAGTTATGCCGCACGTTTTTACCCGAGTTTGATATTGCGGTAAAGTACTACCGCGGTTGGGATAAAGAG is part of the Vibrio diazotrophicus genome and harbors:
- the dnaA gene encoding chromosomal replication initiator protein DnaA, with product MSSSLWLQCLQQLQEELPAAEFSMWVRPLQAELNDNTLTLFAPNRFVLDWVRDKYINNINLLLREYCGNDVPSLRFEVGSKPVAAVKPAPKRSAADVAAESSAPAQLAQRRPVHKTWDDESVEADITYRSNVNPKHKFNNFVEGKSNQLGLAAARQVADNPGAAYNPLFLYGGTGLGKTHLLHAVGNAIVDNKPNAKVVYMHSERFVQDMVKALQNNAIEEFKRYYRSVDALLIDDIQFFANKERSQEEFFHTFNALLEGNQQIILTSDRYPKEINGVEDRLKSRFGWGLTVAIEPPELETRVAILMKKAEDHQIHLPDEVAFFIAKRLRSNVRELEGALNRVIANANFTGRPITIDFVREALRDLLALQEKLVTIDNIQKTVAEYYKIKMADLLSKRRSRSVARPRQLAMALAKELTNHSLPEIGDAFGGRDHTTVLHACRKIEQLREESHDIKEDYSNLIRTLSS
- the dnaN gene encoding DNA polymerase III subunit beta, which gives rise to MKFTIERSHFIKPLQQVSGTLGGRASLPILGNLLIKVEDNQLSMTATDLEVELISRVTLEGDFEAGSITVPARKFLDICRGLPDSAVITVLLEGDRIQVRSGRSRFSLATLPANDFPNIEDWQSEVEISLTQAELRGLIEKTQFSMANQDVRYYLNGMLFEIDGSTLRSVATDGHRMAVSQTELGADFAHKQIILPRKGVLELVKLLDAPEQSVVLQIGSSNLRADVNNFVFTSKLVDGRFPDYRRVMPQSTNKVLLANCDELRQCFSRAAILSNEKFRGVRVNLDENEMRITANNPEQEEAEEVLDVTFEGDAIEIGFNVSYILDVLNTLRCDNVRISMSDANASALVENAEDDSAMYVVMPIRL
- the recF gene encoding DNA replication/repair protein RecF (All proteins in this family for which functions are known are DNA-binding proteins that assist the filamentation of RecA onto DNA for the initiation of recombination or recombinational repair.), yielding MPLTRLVIQQFRNIRACDISLSSGFNFLIGVNGSGKTSVLEAIYLLGHGRSFKSSLTGRVIQNECSELFVHGRFLTSDQFELPIGINKQRDGSTEVKIGGQSGQKLAQLAQVLPLQLIHPEGFDLLTDGPKQRRSFIDWGVFHSEPAFYDAWGRFKRLSKQRNALLKTATSYRELSYWDQELALLAENIDQWRRTYVEQMKVVAEELCRTFLPEFDIAVKYYRGWDKETPYQQILEKNFERDQQLGYTFSGPNKADLKIKVNGTPVEDVLSRGQLKLMVCALRVAQGQHLTELTGKQCIYLIDDFASELDSQRRKRLADCLKATQAQVFVSSITQSQVADMVEPNSKMFHVEHGTIEQG